AGGCCGGCACTGCTCCCTTGCGGGCCGTCTACGAGTATTCCGAACCGATGACGGAAAAAGGGTTTGTGATCATGGATACGCCCGGCTTCGACCCGGCTTCGGTCACGGGGCTGGTGGCCGGGGGGGCGAACATCGTCATCTTCACGACCGGTCGGGGAAGCTGTTTCGGTTGCAAGCCGGTTCCATCGATCAAGGTTTCGACGAACACCCCCATCTACGACCGCATGATCGACGACATGGATCTGAACGCCGGCACGATTCTGGACGGGGAAAAGACCGTTGAAGAAGTGGGCCTGGAGATCTTCGAAGAGATGATCGCCGTCGCCAGCGGCAAAAAAACGAAGAGCGAATTGCAGGGAATCGGCGACGAAGAATTCTGCCCCTGGATGCCAGGCCCGATTTTCTAGGGACTCCCTTCAGACTCGAAACAGTATCGCAAAATATGTTGATTTCCTGATGTCATACTTGCGAAAAGACGAGCAAACCTGCTTATAATCCCGAATGGCGTCCCACAAGAGTCTTCCGATGGGATGCCGTACCCGGATTTCCAACCGCCTTCAGCACCCTCAAATCTTCGCTGAATGTGTTTCACCGGCAGTTTGTCGATCTTGTCTTGTCTGTCGCTGGCTCCGATTCCAGAGCAGCGGATTCATCTCTATTTTTGAAAAGGCAACGCAATGCAAAAATCTCGTGGACCACTTCAAAAGGGCTTTACGCTCATTGAGCTGCTGGTGGTGATTGCGATCATCGCGATCCTCATCGCCCTGCTCCTCCCTGCTGTGCAGCAGGCCCGCGAAGCCGCCCGCCGCAGCCAGTGCAAGAACAATCTCAAGCAGATTGGCCTGGCCATGCACAACTACCTGGACGTGAATAACACCTTCCCGCCTGGTCATATTTATGACGTGGTCTACGGAAACGGCAACGCCACGACGCGCCCTTATCTTGGTTGGGCAGTCTATCTGTTGCCGTACATCGACCAGGCAGGACTCTACGGGCAAATCGACACCAACTCACAGGGATTTGCCAAGGACTGGAACACCGATAACGCTGCGTTGTTTACCCTTTCGCGGACCCCAATCTCGGCTTACATCTGTCCGTCTGATCCGATGGGACCGCTGAATCTCGATTGGGGTGTCGCTGGTGCTCCGAGCAGCCCGACGACCCCAGGCAAATCAAACTACGTCGCGAATTATTCAAATAACTCGGTCTTCGGTCAGAATACTATTCTGCGAATTGCTGATATTTTAGACGGAACGAGCAACACTTTCCTGGTCGGCGAAAAAACGTCAAAGCTGAACTACTATGCCGGCGTCTGGATGGGACCGCATCGCTGGGGGACGGGGGTTGGGCAATACACCTCCGAGTCTATCTATGGCTATGCAAACGGTACCCCCCAACCAGGTGTGCCTTGGCGAATTAACGGCGATGGCACCGGCGGGACCAATACATCACAGTATTTCAAAGGGAACTTCAGCAGCAGCCACACCGGCGGCGCTCACTTCG
This genomic stretch from Planctomicrobium piriforme harbors:
- a CDS encoding DUF1559 family PulG-like putative transporter, coding for MQKSRGPLQKGFTLIELLVVIAIIAILIALLLPAVQQAREAARRSQCKNNLKQIGLAMHNYLDVNNTFPPGHIYDVVYGNGNATTRPYLGWAVYLLPYIDQAGLYGQIDTNSQGFAKDWNTDNAALFTLSRTPISAYICPSDPMGPLNLDWGVAGAPSSPTTPGKSNYVANYSNNSVFGQNTILRIADILDGTSNTFLVGEKTSKLNYYAGVWMGPHRWGTGVGQYTSESIYGYANGTPQPGVPWRINGDGTGGTNTSQYFKGNFSSSHTGGAHFVYGDGKVVFLSENIDLTQFNAMATKAGGEIVGEF